One window of the Candidatus Binataceae bacterium genome contains the following:
- a CDS encoding acyl-CoA dehydrogenase family protein yields MDFKFSAEDEAFRHEFRSWLENNVPRDWRDDSELADPETKTEFERRRTWHRKLYDAGWMCIHWPKEYGGRGAPLIQQFIYHQELDRAKAPPTVNFQGIARVGPTLMQWGSKEQKERYIPKIPSAEEIWCQGLSEPNHGSDLAAVETRAIDQGDHFIVNGSKVWTSNAHHADFSTLLCRTDPSLPKHKGLSYLLVDMKSPGVTVRPLLQITGEHGFNQVFYEDVHVPKTNLVGQKNQGWMVAMTNMMFERTIHGGRTDMMVEVRQLVELAKKVARNGRPASSDAYVRQKIAEFASQADGLKYTSLRQLTRQLKGLPPGPEGSILKLGTTELNLRIQMFAMELLGPYSQFEYQAAGAIDRGKWSHRMLAARRGTIAAGTNEIQHNIIGERVLGLPKGG; encoded by the coding sequence ATGGATTTTAAATTCAGCGCAGAGGACGAGGCGTTCCGACACGAATTCAGGAGCTGGCTGGAGAACAATGTTCCCCGCGACTGGCGCGATGACAGCGAACTTGCCGATCCGGAGACCAAGACTGAATTCGAGCGGCGCCGTACCTGGCATCGCAAGCTCTACGACGCGGGCTGGATGTGTATTCATTGGCCGAAGGAATATGGTGGCCGCGGCGCTCCTCTCATCCAGCAATTCATCTACCATCAAGAACTCGACCGTGCTAAGGCGCCGCCCACCGTGAACTTCCAGGGCATTGCCCGAGTCGGCCCGACTCTGATGCAGTGGGGAAGCAAGGAACAGAAGGAACGCTACATACCGAAAATTCCTTCCGCCGAGGAAATCTGGTGCCAAGGCCTCTCGGAGCCGAACCATGGCTCGGATCTGGCCGCAGTGGAAACGCGCGCGATCGACCAGGGCGATCACTTCATCGTCAACGGATCGAAGGTCTGGACGTCCAATGCGCATCACGCGGATTTTTCCACCCTCCTGTGTCGAACCGACCCGAGTCTCCCCAAGCACAAGGGCCTGAGCTATTTGCTGGTCGACATGAAGAGTCCCGGGGTGACGGTACGACCGCTCTTGCAAATCACCGGCGAGCACGGCTTCAACCAGGTGTTCTATGAAGACGTGCACGTTCCAAAAACCAACCTCGTTGGTCAGAAGAACCAGGGCTGGATGGTTGCGATGACCAATATGATGTTCGAGCGCACGATCCATGGCGGCCGCACCGACATGATGGTGGAAGTGCGGCAACTTGTGGAGCTGGCCAAGAAGGTGGCGCGCAACGGTCGGCCAGCATCGAGCGACGCATACGTGCGCCAGAAAATCGCGGAGTTCGCTTCCCAGGCCGACGGCCTCAAGTACACCAGCCTCCGTCAGCTCACCCGACAACTGAAGGGGCTGCCGCCCGGCCCGGAAGGATCCATTCTGAAGCTTGGTACCACAGAACTGAATCTGCGTATCCAGATGTTCGCGATGGAATTGCTTGGACCCTACAGCCAGTTCGAGTATCAGGCAGCCGGCGCGATCGATCGCGGCAAATGGTCGCATCGGATGCTCGCAGCCCGCCGCGGTACGATCGCGGCAGGCACCAATGAGATTCAACACAACATAATCGGCGAGCGTGTACTGGGGCTGCCCAAGGGGGGCTAG
- a CDS encoding amidohydrolase family protein — MSSYTIIDADTHVTEAPDLWTSRAPAAMRDRVPHVVTEADGSQRWVVGDSKAMAVVGLTATAGAGSFKHPPKNYEAMHPGAYDAQARLKYMDHMGIWAMVMYPNVGGFGAQQFLKLNDPELMLTCVQIYNDWQTEWASADARRLLPITSLPFWDVEAAVKEVRRCAAKGHKGILFTGEPQYYGKPLLGDPHWNPLWEVAVELDLPISFHIGSGDMAEGLARKRVATYGRMAAFTELAVDIFLHNGLQLNDLLMSGVLVRHPKIKFVSVESGIGWIPFLLEAMDYQFQGNSVAEEHPEFDRLPSEYFARNVYACYWFEQIAPRRLIDKIGVDNVLFETDFPHPTSLYGDEVHARIKSGLSDCEESVRRKILWENAQKLYKVTGPSAADQARSAGA, encoded by the coding sequence ATGAGCAGTTACACAATCATTGATGCTGACACCCACGTGACCGAAGCGCCGGACTTGTGGACCAGCCGCGCACCTGCGGCGATGCGCGACCGGGTTCCACATGTGGTGACGGAAGCCGATGGGAGCCAAAGATGGGTGGTGGGAGACAGCAAGGCCATGGCGGTGGTTGGTTTGACCGCCACCGCTGGGGCTGGGAGCTTCAAGCATCCGCCGAAGAATTACGAGGCGATGCACCCTGGCGCGTACGATGCCCAAGCGCGGCTCAAGTACATGGACCACATGGGTATCTGGGCGATGGTCATGTACCCCAACGTGGGCGGCTTTGGAGCGCAGCAGTTCCTGAAGCTGAATGATCCGGAACTGATGCTCACCTGTGTGCAAATCTACAACGATTGGCAGACCGAGTGGGCGTCCGCCGATGCGCGCCGGCTACTGCCCATCACCTCACTCCCGTTTTGGGACGTTGAGGCGGCGGTGAAGGAAGTTCGTCGCTGTGCCGCCAAGGGCCACAAGGGGATTCTCTTCACCGGCGAGCCCCAGTACTACGGTAAGCCACTGCTGGGCGATCCGCATTGGAATCCGCTATGGGAAGTGGCGGTCGAACTCGACCTGCCGATCAGCTTCCATATTGGCTCGGGCGATATGGCCGAGGGCCTCGCAAGGAAAAGGGTTGCGACCTACGGCCGGATGGCGGCATTTACGGAGCTGGCGGTAGATATTTTTCTGCATAATGGCCTGCAGCTCAATGACTTGCTGATGTCCGGCGTGCTGGTGCGCCATCCGAAAATCAAGTTCGTGTCGGTGGAAAGCGGCATCGGATGGATCCCGTTTCTGCTCGAAGCGATGGATTATCAGTTTCAGGGCAACAGCGTCGCCGAAGAGCATCCCGAATTTGACCGGCTGCCGTCGGAGTACTTCGCGCGCAACGTTTATGCCTGTTACTGGTTTGAGCAGATAGCTCCGCGCCGCCTGATCGACAAAATCGGCGTCGACAACGTGCTCTTCGAAACCGACTTTCCGCATCCGACCTCGCTTTACGGCGACGAGGTCCACGCCCGCATCAAGAGCGGGTTGTCCGACTGCGAGGAGTCGGTGCGACGCAAGATTCTCTGGGAGAACGCGCAAAAGCTGTACAAAGTTACGGGTCCATCCGCGGCTGACCAAGCCAGGAGCGCCGGCGCGTAA
- a CDS encoding alpha/beta hydrolase gives MAATAPKSMHYEFEVEDVEYLRHGDTTLLARLFRPHGQGPFPAVVELHGGAWCLGDRLQDTAINEQLARAGILVAALDFRLPPAASYPGSLADINFAIRWLKAQAATLHTRPDMVCTFGISSGGHQAMLLGMRPQDSRYAAIPLSGDKSALDANVRGVIMGAPVIDPLGRYRYARQLKESGKPYPEFVDLVLPLHDKYWKSEEAMAEGNPVQALERGERVALPPVLYIQDTRDIVHPRPQLERFVELYRKAGGQVELELTEGASDAFISRNPPQAVRQMYDKRDPSSPVAARVVEKMIDFVRAQTL, from the coding sequence ATGGCAGCGACCGCGCCTAAAAGTATGCATTACGAGTTTGAAGTTGAAGACGTGGAATATCTGCGCCACGGCGATACCACGCTACTGGCACGCCTGTTCAGGCCGCACGGCCAGGGGCCCTTCCCCGCGGTAGTCGAACTACACGGTGGCGCGTGGTGTCTGGGCGATCGCCTCCAGGACACCGCAATCAACGAACAACTGGCGCGCGCCGGCATCCTGGTCGCAGCGCTGGATTTCCGGCTCCCGCCGGCAGCCTCGTATCCCGGCTCCTTGGCTGACATCAATTTTGCTATCCGCTGGCTCAAGGCGCAGGCTGCGACCCTGCACACGCGCCCCGACATGGTTTGCACTTTTGGAATCTCCAGCGGCGGGCATCAGGCTATGCTGCTCGGGATGCGGCCGCAGGATTCGCGCTATGCCGCAATACCGCTTTCCGGCGATAAGTCCGCTCTTGACGCCAACGTGCGCGGCGTGATCATGGGCGCGCCGGTAATCGATCCGTTGGGTCGTTATCGCTACGCCAGGCAGCTCAAGGAAAGCGGCAAGCCCTATCCCGAGTTCGTGGATCTGGTGCTGCCGCTGCACGACAAATACTGGAAGAGCGAAGAAGCGATGGCAGAGGGGAACCCGGTGCAGGCGCTCGAGCGCGGCGAACGGGTCGCCTTGCCTCCCGTACTGTACATTCAGGATACGCGTGACATCGTACATCCGCGCCCTCAGCTCGAGCGGTTCGTTGAGCTCTATCGCAAGGCGGGCGGGCAAGTGGAGCTGGAACTGACCGAGGGTGCAAGTGATGCATTCATTTCCAGGAATCCACCGCAAGCGGTCCGGCAGATGTACGATAAGCGGGATCCATCGTCGCCGGTCGCCGCGCGCGTGGTCGAAAAAATGATCGATTTCGTTCGTGCGCAAACGCTCTAG
- a CDS encoding SMP-30/gluconolactonase/LRE family protein, whose amino-acid sequence MAVTIEKIGGIKNKLGEGPVWDVAEKALYWIDGNAPAIYRLDPKTGDIKSWKTPKPIGSLALREKGGAVCALSDGFYLFDFKSGEAQQIGGAVAKPGTTFNDGKTDARGRFVAGTLDSKFQGPVGSIFSLDGSLRCTVLEPAIGCTNGPCFSPDNRTFYCADSVARTISAYDYDLATGTVSNKRLFAAIKGLGGVPDGATVDAEGHYWSAIAGGGKIVCYTPDGSIARTVEVPVPIITSLMFGGDNLDVMYATSIGEKILNMEPGADGGSLFAIKGLGVKGKPEPRFAG is encoded by the coding sequence ATGGCGGTCACAATCGAAAAAATCGGCGGAATCAAAAACAAGCTCGGCGAAGGTCCAGTGTGGGATGTGGCCGAGAAGGCGCTTTACTGGATAGATGGCAACGCACCAGCCATCTATCGCCTCGATCCGAAGACTGGCGACATCAAGTCCTGGAAGACTCCCAAGCCCATCGGCTCACTGGCGTTGCGCGAAAAGGGTGGCGCAGTGTGCGCGCTCTCCGACGGCTTTTATCTTTTCGATTTCAAGTCGGGAGAAGCCCAGCAGATAGGCGGCGCCGTCGCAAAGCCGGGAACCACTTTCAACGACGGCAAGACTGATGCGCGAGGAAGGTTTGTCGCGGGCACTCTGGATTCTAAATTCCAAGGCCCCGTCGGCTCGATCTTCAGCCTGGATGGGTCGCTCAGGTGTACGGTTCTCGAGCCCGCGATCGGATGCACCAATGGTCCATGTTTTAGCCCCGACAATCGCACCTTCTACTGCGCCGACAGCGTGGCCCGGACGATCTCGGCCTACGACTACGACCTCGCGACCGGCACGGTTTCCAACAAGCGCTTGTTCGCCGCCATCAAGGGGCTTGGCGGGGTGCCCGATGGCGCCACCGTCGATGCGGAAGGCCACTACTGGTCGGCGATCGCGGGCGGGGGGAAAATCGTCTGTTACACCCCGGATGGTTCGATCGCACGCACCGTCGAAGTACCGGTACCGATCATTACCAGCCTCATGTTCGGCGGGGACAATCTGGACGTGATGTACGCGACCTCGATCGGCGAGAAGATCCTCAATATGGAGCCGGGGGCCGACGGCGGCAGTTTATTCGCGATCAAGGGGCTGGGCGTGAAGGGAAAGCCCGAGCCGCGATTCGCTGGCTGA
- a CDS encoding glutathione S-transferase N-terminal domain-containing protein translates to MIDVYYWPTPNGKKITILLEEAGIPYTIKPVNIGRGDQLTPEFLKLSPNGRMPAIVDHEPSGGGAPIAIFESGAIMEYLAEKSGKFWPQEPHHKAEVTQWLYWQMANQGPKMGEQGHFRRASQNPKNGDQTYALLRFDNEVHRIYGVMNLGLHKKRYLAAGQYTIADMICYPWATTWQNRNLDLNEFPNLKRWLDEIGERPAVKKAMAAGPEYREDPATVTPEEQARRSKLLTHQRAQAVPKEWA, encoded by the coding sequence ATGATTGACGTGTACTACTGGCCAACTCCAAACGGAAAGAAGATCACCATCCTGCTCGAGGAAGCCGGCATCCCTTACACCATCAAGCCGGTAAATATTGGGCGCGGTGATCAGCTCACTCCCGAATTCCTCAAGCTCTCACCCAACGGCCGAATGCCGGCGATTGTCGATCACGAACCCAGCGGTGGCGGCGCACCAATCGCCATTTTCGAGTCCGGCGCGATCATGGAGTACCTCGCCGAAAAGAGCGGAAAGTTCTGGCCCCAGGAACCGCATCACAAGGCTGAGGTCACGCAGTGGCTCTATTGGCAGATGGCCAATCAGGGGCCCAAGATGGGCGAGCAGGGACACTTTCGTCGCGCTTCGCAGAACCCCAAAAATGGCGATCAGACCTATGCCCTGCTGCGCTTCGACAACGAGGTACATCGCATCTACGGAGTGATGAATCTGGGCCTGCACAAGAAGCGCTACCTGGCCGCTGGGCAATACACCATCGCCGATATGATTTGCTATCCGTGGGCGACGACCTGGCAGAATCGCAATCTCGATCTCAACGAATTTCCCAATCTCAAACGGTGGCTTGATGAGATCGGCGAACGGCCTGCGGTAAAAAAGGCGATGGCGGCAGGTCCGGAGTATCGCGAAGACCCCGCAACTGTCACCCCGGAGGAGCAGGCACGGCGTTCCAAGCTGCTGACTCACCAGCGGGCGCAAGCGGTACCCAAGGAGTGGGCTTAA